A portion of the Blattabacterium clevelandi genome contains these proteins:
- the infB gene encoding translation initiation factor IF-2, with amino-acid sequence MTDKIRLKNVLTKFNISLKRVVNFLKKKGIKIENNPNAKIEEKIYKFIVREFKTYKEIRDASEKVFLQKKIEKKKIKEELLKSKYSPQIIRAKSENLIGFKKIGKINIDTLEKKHGKKEFFTEKKKDSYKKDYNNKKIREIDKKQDSFYNKSIQNKDKKPEHIDTIYQKLDGVMLTGDRIDLSQFEKKRIRLEDQIKKRRKRIKKEIFVEDIKNIPVKKKQEKERKIYLTHSSYKKIEKSKNKKNSQKSVITKDQIEKQIKETLEKLSSKGIKSKASKIRKEKRQYKKEKRILQNEIDNEKKEKILKIAEFTTVNELSSMMNVNATDVIMSCMSLGLMVTMNQRLDAEIITLVTDEFGYNVEFVGLDLEEVIQDDKDLEENLKPRPPIITIMGHVDHGKTSLLDHIRNTNVIAGESGGITQHIAAYSVECSNNHSITFLDTPGHEAFTAMRARGAQVTDIAIIVIAGDDQVMPQTKEAISHAQAANVPMIFVFNKMDKPNAKSDKIREQLANLNFLVEEWGGKYPSQEISAKLGTGVDKLLEKVLLLSELLDLKSNPNKPAVGTVIEASLDKGRGYITTMLLQSGTLKVGDYVLAGINHGKVKNILDERGKSIHSAGPSKPITILGLNGAPTAGDKFKVFKDEKLAKQLASRREQLQREQNIRSQKHLTLDEIGRRIALGDFKELKIILKGDVDGSVEAISDSLQKLSTNTIMVNIIYKGVGQITESDVLLASASDAVIIGFNVRPNNGSKNIAKKEDIEIRTYSIIYNIINDLQEAMDGMLSPEIREKILGNAEIREIFKISKTGNIAGCMVIEGKLLRQGKVRLIRDGIVIFQNGELTSLKRFKEDVKEVSKGYECGLGIKDYHNIRHGDIVEVYEELSTNNNKKN; translated from the coding sequence ATGACTGATAAAATCAGATTAAAAAACGTATTGACTAAATTTAATATTTCCTTAAAAAGAGTCGTTAATTTTTTGAAAAAAAAAGGAATTAAAATAGAAAATAATCCTAATGCAAAAATAGAAGAAAAAATATACAAATTTATTGTACGAGAATTTAAAACTTATAAAGAAATACGAGATGCTTCTGAAAAAGTTTTTTTGCAAAAAAAAATAGAAAAAAAGAAAATAAAAGAAGAATTACTAAAATCAAAATATTCTCCTCAAATCATTCGTGCAAAATCAGAAAATTTAATTGGTTTTAAAAAAATAGGAAAAATAAATATAGATACACTAGAAAAAAAACATGGAAAAAAAGAATTTTTTACAGAAAAAAAAAAGGATTCCTATAAAAAAGATTATAATAATAAAAAAATTAGAGAAATAGATAAAAAACAAGATTCTTTTTATAATAAATCTATTCAGAATAAAGATAAAAAACCTGAACATATAGATACTATCTATCAAAAATTAGATGGAGTTATGTTAACAGGAGATAGGATTGATTTATCTCAATTTGAAAAAAAAAGAATAAGACTAGAAGATCAAATTAAAAAAAGACGAAAAAGAATTAAAAAAGAAATTTTTGTTGAAGATATAAAAAATATTCCTGTAAAGAAAAAACAGGAAAAAGAAAGAAAAATTTATTTAACCCATTCATCTTATAAAAAGATTGAAAAATCAAAAAATAAAAAAAATTCACAAAAATCTGTAATTACAAAAGATCAAATTGAAAAACAAATTAAAGAAACTTTAGAAAAACTTTCTTCGAAAGGGATAAAATCAAAAGCTTCAAAAATTAGAAAAGAAAAACGTCAATACAAAAAAGAAAAAAGAATTCTTCAAAATGAAATAGACAATGAAAAAAAAGAAAAAATACTTAAAATAGCTGAATTTACAACTGTAAATGAATTATCATCTATGATGAACGTCAATGCAACAGATGTAATTATGTCTTGTATGTCTTTAGGACTTATGGTTACTATGAATCAAAGACTAGATGCAGAAATAATAACACTAGTGACAGATGAATTTGGATATAATGTAGAATTTGTAGGATTAGATTTAGAAGAAGTGATTCAAGATGATAAAGATTTAGAAGAAAATTTAAAACCTAGACCTCCTATTATTACTATAATGGGACATGTAGATCATGGAAAAACATCTTTATTGGATCATATTAGAAATACTAATGTAATTGCAGGTGAATCTGGTGGAATTACTCAACATATAGCAGCCTATAGTGTAGAATGTTCTAATAATCATAGTATTACTTTTTTAGATACTCCAGGGCATGAAGCATTTACAGCTATGCGTGCAAGAGGAGCACAAGTTACAGATATCGCGATCATAGTGATTGCAGGAGATGATCAAGTCATGCCTCAAACAAAAGAAGCTATTAGTCATGCCCAAGCGGCTAATGTTCCTATGATATTTGTATTCAATAAAATGGATAAACCAAATGCAAAATCTGATAAAATTCGAGAACAATTAGCTAATTTAAATTTCTTAGTAGAAGAATGGGGAGGAAAATATCCGTCTCAAGAAATATCCGCAAAATTAGGAACTGGAGTGGATAAATTATTGGAAAAAGTACTTTTATTATCAGAATTATTAGATTTAAAATCAAATCCAAATAAACCTGCTGTCGGAACAGTGATAGAAGCTTCTTTAGATAAAGGTAGAGGCTATATAACCACCATGCTTTTGCAAAGTGGAACATTAAAAGTAGGAGATTATGTATTAGCAGGAATTAATCATGGAAAAGTAAAAAATATTTTAGATGAACGTGGAAAATCTATTCATTCAGCAGGTCCTTCCAAACCAATTACTATACTAGGATTAAATGGAGCACCTACTGCTGGGGATAAATTTAAAGTTTTTAAAGATGAAAAACTAGCAAAACAACTCGCTTCAAGAAGAGAGCAATTACAAAGAGAACAAAATATACGATCTCAAAAACATCTAACATTAGATGAAATAGGAAGAAGGATAGCCTTAGGAGATTTTAAAGAATTAAAAATAATTCTTAAAGGTGATGTTGATGGCTCTGTAGAAGCTATTTCGGATTCATTACAAAAATTATCTACAAATACAATTATGGTGAATATTATCTATAAAGGAGTAGGACAAATTACAGAATCCGATGTATTATTGGCAAGTGCTTCAGATGCCGTTATAATAGGATTTAATGTTCGTCCAAATAATGGATCTAAAAATATAGCAAAAAAAGAAGATATAGAAATACGTACTTATTCAATTATCTACAATATTATTAATGATCTTCAAGAAGCTATGGATGGAATGTTATCTCCTGAAATAAGAGAAAAAATATTAGGAAATGCAGAAATAAGAGAAATTTTTAAAATTTCAAAAACTGGAAATATAGCTGGATGCATGGTAATAGAAGGAAAATTATTACGTCAAGGAAAAGTAAGATTAATTAGAGATGGAATAGTTATATTCCAAAATGGTGAATTAACTTCCTTAAAACGTTTTAAAGAAGATGTAAAAGAAGTATCTAAAGGTTATGAATGTGGGTTAGGAATCAAAGATTATCATAATATTAGACATGGAGATATCGTTGAGGTTTATGAAGAATTATCTACTAATAATAATAAAAAAAATTAA